GGTGTTATTACAACAGGAGTATGGATGTACGTACTGCCAAagtggtttcattttcatttaattccaaaccccaccccacccatcattCGCAAGTACCCTTACAATGAATTGACTGTGGCTTATTTCCAGAGTGGCTATTCGTGATGTGCAAAGTAGCCCAATAGCTGGGCTCAGATTTGGAAAGCAGCCTTCATGCATACCCAACGAGCAAGAGAACTGCAAGAGTCCGAAATAACCACATCCTTCTTTTTCAGCCCACAGCTGTTCTCTTGAGCAGGGCCTGTTACAGAAAACCtgcaaaataaaagaaattatttgttaaaaataaacaagGCTCTCCTACAGACTATATCAGGGTATTGTTTTCATTCTCACATCTTTTGTTGTTTATCTTGTATGTTGTTATTATGTTTGTATCCTGCCCATGGGCTCATCTGTTAatgagcaattttttaaaaaaagtcactaAGTAACCACCCAACCTATCCCATGATGCAAAGGGGTGAGCTACTGATTCTCAGCTTAGAAGGACAATATCCTCTTATTCTGGTAATCGCCTTCACAGGGTTAGTGTCATGAGTCATGACACTCTGAGAGGTGCAGTAGTACAGCAGTAATCCACCACTGTAGATTGCCCCCTGGTGCTAACAATCCTACTCTTGCTCTAATTTATCAGATGGTAATTTTAAAATACTTCTATTTGCTGACCAGCACTTAATCTGAACCCAGGCACAATTCCAAAATCTGTTTTCGTTTCCTGGGCTCTTCCCTTCAACTTCTGAAGTAACTAAAAAGGGAATGACTCTGAACATAACACAGAACCACCACTAGCATCACACATCACAGATGCTTCAAGCAGTTGGAGCATCAGCCTCAGCCTCTGGCATTTATTAGCCAGAATTATTAGCCTAGCAGTTGGTTCAGTTCACACCATTGTGGCCTAATAGTTTAGGCACTAATTGACCTGTGTGATCGTCACAGAAATTACATGGATAACGTGCACCTTTAGAAGTACTCACAGTTCTTTCGTTAAGGGGGATCCATCCACCCAGGTCCACCTTTCAGAGTACATGGCTATGAGCCCCAACCAGTAGTGTGTCTTTTGTATTTCTTTACTTATGAAGGCCTAGAATTGAACAAACAAGGATGTTGTAGTTTTGCCAGTTCTGAGATGAGCCAATGCTCGGCTCCAATGGAACCATTGGATTCCATTGGTTCTATGGAACCCTTCGTTGCTCCACACCTTGCTCCTCAACTATCATCAGTCAGCTCTCCAGTGCACTTGATGGCCGTGTAGCAGACCTGCCTTGTGCTAGCCCACGTTTCTGCCTTGCTTGTAACCCTGCCGATTGTACTGCCTCCAAGCAGTGCAGCTGATTGTTATAAGATCCCATCATACTGAGGTTTTGCACTTTCTGCTGGCGTCCCCTTGGTGTCCCCTTCCACCCGACAAAAACAGCCAGTGTAGGCCATGAGGCAACTCTTCATTGTTGCAGTGCTATAGCTCCCCAACTGCATGTGGACCAACAAGCTCTGATGTACTGGGAGGCTACCTCCTGACTTCCTAGCTGGACCAGCAGTGAATTTCTGGTATTAATGCTGCCTTCTTCAAAGACTAAATGGCCCTCAGCAGTTAACACAGTGGTCTCTGTATCCGACATTTATGGAATTTATTACCACAAGATTTGCCAGATCCAAGAATTTGGTGTGTTTGGACAagctattatttttaaaccagctCTTAATTTCCAAATCAGTGATGGAGAGTGGGGCGGTTTATTTTGGCCTCCGTGACATTAAGATTATACTGTTGACACAGTTTGTACTTTTCCTTGGCTGTTAATACTTGTTCTTCTTCACTTTGAAAGTGTCAGTTGAACTAAATCTTCCAGTACAATACAGATGCCACTTTTTTCCGCCTCCCAGCTCACAAAGCCTAATGACCACTTGATGTAAGCATTGTCTCTGGGGGTTGGCTCTCTTTTTCTGAGGAGAAAGAATGATGGGAGTCAGGCTGATGGGTGGAATTtagagaggatgatgatgatggcggtGATGTAGCtaggtctacactactgttttatagcagtatagaaatgcacgGATTACTGTTGAGGCACATTAAACATTCCATATACTacgttcatagtgttatttcctgatttttattccacattatccaaaataccacaataaaTGTCATgatgtgtcctacgaggtataaatgcagaAGAGAGATATAGTGTTAGTCACAGATTATCTTATATGTGCAAATGTGATGGTGGCGGTGGGAATACCACTACTTCTACTTCACTAAAGATTGTTTTGATGAGGATGATagttactgtattttctggcgtataagactactttttaacccaggaaaatcttctcaaaagttgggggtcgtcttatacgcccagtataagatgactttttaacccaggaaaatcttctcaaaagttgggggtcgtcttatacgcccagtataagatgactttttaacccaggaaaatcttctcaaaagttgggggtcgtcttatacgccggaaaatacagtATTAAGCTTTTAATATTGTAGAGATGAATATAGTTTACCAGTAAGGAGGCAtcttacaccaagcaggctatgacactttgaaaatgggttgaaaactgtatacagcgtgtgtcctgggccccaaaagttgtcactacttttataaactgttttaaagcagtagtgtggatcctgccttagGTTCTAGTGGGGTTGGGCAAAGAAGAGCTGGGACCAAGGCAGAATTCGCAGTAAGGATCAAGTGCTCTTGGATTAATTCAagattaaattgtgtgtgtgtgtgtgtggtggtggtggggagaggaatcagTTGTGATTATTTGTTGTTTGATGCCTCTTCCACTAGACTTCTCTTATGAGTTTTATCTTTACCATCTCCTCCTGATTCTGAATCACAAGCAGTGTGGAGTTCTTTGCTCTGCAGTCATCTTGGCTCTGGGTCCAGTTTCTTTTGTCTTGAGATATCCAGTAGCAATTGCCCTGATGCACTATCCAGTCATTGGGACATAATTTACAGTCCTTGGCATATTCtagaggaagaaaggggaagagatgAAAACCAAAAGTCATaatgtacatacatacatgtttTTATCTTTCCCTCATTGGAGAATTGGTGTTTATTTCGAAAAATAAAATGTCCCACTACATAGAATTGTATTTATTTGATAAATTTATATCCGACCTCTCTTCCAAGGGGCCCTGAGTAGCATGTGGAGTTCCAGGTGGTCTCACATCCACATGCTAACCAAGGTGAGAGGATTATTTTCAGATGAAACAACAGTGGAGGCATcgagttaatttttttaatatcCATTCTATTCACAGTGGAAGTTCAACCTCTCAAGGGATGAGGGCATTCCATCTATTACAAGGAGATAATCTGtcatagtaaaaacaacaaagagtcttacaTCACTTTAAACACTAACACATTTCTTCTGGCATTAGCTTTCATGGATACTGTCCACTTCTTCAGATGAAGTgtgttatgtgatgtgctctcattagacccgtgtacaaacttgcacacgttctaatgagacttacacccgcttataaggaatcttttgacattggcaataaagcgtctgtggctaagtaaggcgattcttacttaagaaacttacagcattgaaggggataacgccacaatggcacatttattgaggttgaaacaaatacaaaggtacaAGCTAGTTTGgtggaaattagctgagcaagtagaggcttagaagcagtttcaagactgaaaaatagatattttgagacttaagagcatacacacacacacagacaacaggggaaagagtagaaggaatctttaaaggcagtatacctttccttgggttgcagccctttcctgtagagcagaactggagagcattgcaactcttagtcttaggtgaagaggaaaagaagacagcgaggcaaagcacgCACCCATGGCCGCTTGCTCTCGCAAGTTGGAATCTGTCGTCTATTCTTTGCTTCTGGTTctaaagagagagcgagagctagcctttttcttccccctaacttgagggttttttttgtgtgtgatcttctctaaagatctacttgctatgggaacaaaagagggtgatttgggatgatggctatactagatgcagcctggagttcagcaacagggctacattagcatgtgtatgaccaggtaaaactcttgccatccagcattcatattctgcttagttttacccctacctttgtctcccgggaatgcatttgaagaagtctatcaggaaatggttacttgacctaggccttctgtgaatgctctcagtctgtaggtggggttttgggtcgcttcaaaatggagtcagtactgctcacagaagctaccttgtaacaagtgGATAcaagtccacaaaagcttctgaCAGAATAAAGTTGTTAGTCTCTAAAATGCCATGggacccttttttcttttctttttgctgcaacaggctaacacaGCTAAACCTCTGGAAACTGTCATACAGTAGTGCATGATCATGGAGGTATGTGGGGGGCCAACGGAGCTAGCTGTCTCTGGCAATGGTTGGCTGTCTGCATGCACACCCTGAAGTATACTGATAATTACTCAGAATGTCAGGTTTATGGAAACCTGCCAATGGCACCCagctatcctcctcctcctctgcagggTCCCATGAATTACTCCCCCTCCAGCCTGCACGTTTCTTATGTTCTCTTCACTACACTCAgacccggttcagacaacacgctaaaccatgctgcttaaccacaaaatggttaagggattcccttaaccatttcgtggttaagcagcatggtttagcgtgttgtctgaaccaggccacagtggTATGGAACAAAGGGAAGTATGTGCAATAGAGAAAACCTTTGAGGAAGAAACACAACCAATCTCCTCTTCATATACAACAACTCAAAATAGCAAAATTACTTTTTCACTTGGCAGCAAAATTGCTTGACTGGCCCTGCTGGAAGGAGGAGGACGCCAAGGCACCTGtgaattctgcattttaaattgtGCCCTTAAAGACTTATAAAAGCAAAATTGCACAATTTTAGAATTGTGCCCTATAGATTTATGAAAGCAAAATCCAGAAAGCAGTTCATGCAGATATAATGTCTGAGAGCCAGATAGCTTTGGCGCACGTGCACATGTGTGCAAAGCAACACATGAGTTATGCCTGAGTTACCTGCTGTGCTGTTTGAAGAGTTGCACAGGAAGTGCTTCAGCTGCAACAagagttcaggaacaggaaggcaGCTGGTTCCAGTAGTAACTTTTGATGTTGCATTAGTCTGTAAAACTTTAAAACCCCACATCAATGTTAATAAATGAAAATTAATATTCAAAGCTGTATATCAAATCTAGAATTAAAAGATATTAAGGATAACTGGGATCAAGGGAGAGCAAAATATATTATGTTTTCCCTGGAAAAGCATAGATATGGTAATATGGGATACGTATAGATTTGGCATCTTTTCACCTGGTAAATGATGGACAGCCCTACCATTCAATGTCTGTGGAGCAAAGTAAGCAGGACATCACAGCGTACTCATAGCTATCTGGATACATCATGTTCATTATTTTACTTCTTAAATAGTGATGGAAAATAGGGCTAACCACTACAAATGGCAGAACTGTGCAAAGTAAGTGAAACACATTTACATAATTTAGTCAGGTTACACAATTCAGCTTTTCTCAGTACAGAATTTCAATTTTCTGAGCAGGTGAgccttatcagggagatcattccataaatgggtgccaccgcagagaaggcccactctcTTGTTGctatcttctgagcctccctcagagtagacatccagaggaggaccttagatgttgagcgtagtgtatgggtaagttcatgtcaggagaggtgctccataaGGTATTGTGGGCCCAggccgtgtaaagctttataggttaaaaccagcaccttgaattgggctcggaaatgtataggcagccaatgcaagcatgccagaattggtcttatatgttcgaaccttctggttctggttatcaatctggccgctgcgtttttcacaagctgcagcttccaaactgtcttcaaaggtagccccatgtagagtgcattgcagtaatctaacttgtttatttatttatttatttatttatttattagatttttataccgcccaacagccgaagctctctgggcggttcacaaaaatgttcacaaaaaaacttggaggttatcagagcgtagacaactgaagccaggttacccctgtccagataggggtgtagctgggccaccaaccgaagctggtagaaggcactccgtgccacctaaggacagtctcaagcagtcaacccaattccacataaaagaccTGCTCTCCCACCAcatctcagatggtgttcaaagactaacacgttattcagggaacctaggtttatgcctacaactcccagcatgccttgggcgtgAGGGAATTCTtattcaggacattccataaataaaatttcttcagcaggagatattgaaaattgattTATCCTTTATGTGGCTtcatagcagtggcata
This window of the Elgaria multicarinata webbii isolate HBS135686 ecotype San Diego chromosome 3, rElgMul1.1.pri, whole genome shotgun sequence genome carries:
- the LOC134395504 gene encoding killer cell lectin-like receptor subfamily F member 1; protein product: MEYAKDCKLCPNDWIVHQGNCYWISQDKRNWTQSQDDCRAKNSTLLVIQNQEEMAFISKEIQKTHYWLGLIAMYSERWTWVDGSPLTKELFSVTGPAQENSCGLKKKDVVISDSCSSLARWVCMKAAFQI